The genomic DNA TGGGCCGTGCCAGTTCGAGACTGACCGTTGTTATATGGCCATTGCTATCGTTATGCTCATGATTCATCGTGCAATTCTCCTGATTGCGGCCAAAATCCTTGACTGTTTTTTGACTTGCGCGAATCCAATTGATTTAGGGCTAATTTAGAAAAATTCTTGCGGCGATCAAGCGCCAACATGGCCCGCTCGCTTTTGCTGGCAAACTCTTATGAAATTGTAACAATCTGCGCCATCATGCCCTTGACGAATTCAATTTCGTCTTGATTGACGGTATGCTCCATGTTCGGATACAAGCGCACCGTGACATTACCGTCGAGTTTTTGCAGAACTGCGGCAGTGTGTTGCACGCGTTCTTGCGGAATGTGAAAATCCGCCTCGCTGCAGCCGAGAAAAACCGGCGTGTCTGCGAGCGAGCCGGCATAATCACGCGGCGCATCATCCGGGCCGATCAAGCCGCCGCTCAAGCCGACCAGGCCGGCATAGCGCTTCGCGTTGCGCGCGGCAAATTCCAGCGCAAGACACGCGCCTTGCGAGAAACCCAGCAGCATCGTGCGCTCCG from Cytophagia bacterium CHB2 includes the following:
- a CDS encoding phospholipase — encoded protein: MTPPHQGQPVRTAGAPLDAAKAAMIMIHGRGATAESILTLAEEFEQPDFVYLAPQAAGFTWYPNRFLAPLASNEPWLSSALTAIAEIFSQLAQAGIDAERTMLLGFSQGACLALEFAARNAKRYAGLVGLSGGLIGPDDAPRDYAGSLADTPVFLGCSEADFHIPQERVQHTAAVLQKLDGNVTVRLYPNMEHTVNQDEIEFVKGMMAQIVTIS